In Nasonia vitripennis strain AsymCx chromosome 2, Nvit_psr_1.1, whole genome shotgun sequence, a genomic segment contains:
- the LOC100679241 gene encoding uncharacterized protein LOC100679241 isoform X4 translates to MAMLCCVSRKAAGGSDNADAARCRASAELSRFVEVCRDLGSRSQRNEEDEALRRLDEAVLDVAAVASSFSSFRRLETLDEETPDFAYAQQPDVLLPCAVCARKFNPRSLEKHVKICERTAARKRKPFDSAKQRIQGTELAEFLPKQQPLQPAGPANPAPPEPRRSSGGQAHAEERLASRRPNNQWKQSRDEFLRAIRAARGDNPQRTSHQPASNSQQRPSSLSLVSSAGAPTRSNEKGQCPTCQRQFGVKSYDRHVAFCKERSTRLPASPQTSNNVAKERLEARMKYRAPALKKRRPTNREKYSPGGAQKLVVQSPLLARSAIKDAQVNGQKNADTSSPKLPMLKRPGQTHSKESPVGPMKSRPIDRSNRQSDSQESLPNTPVTKQLFSSRRLILLSEVLPSKILPPKTPLSSASSQKSSARLVSQLPSKELSESPKPKTERKFRRSSRMKPRKIVPDQEDEEAELESTGNPAEQSHDYVRWKQIREDARRCESISKVEMLSDLAGLSSLEEGNSTTDEFEYNERMVRSSRSSSARIEEEPSNDRTCAIKAAELEPPRNDDSEEDDLSSASTKTFRKSEAEFVDWLDLCQRNGSEESNENKAEEAPALSKEVRQRLPAQQPNKSHSMPNIADIRAGKRNAEAPERIDRRQRETETQTSPNCSSRRCATYVIDEASLGNSSHRQRLEKTAEASLESRRKLQPPPPPPPPAPAAKNELEKTPRVPETRHQNKAEQRQSFVVFDYYRNAAASDASSVVEPEETLSFDEDFADENESNASELIKEIDSGSFDEADPMASRTKSRPWTGASFAEEHFEKEICTITRLDGGAARQALLLPSIEWKGRFEYHREKIVRAKPQSRIVELDSPRRCSHSERRSGAGKDYNPFLLAEQQLNDLFSDTSEQSSTDGSGICPAEKPNSSPGFPLSQSSSAFVKYPNNPVPLSPSPKQQQQQQPQQQQRISLIAPPTGFDDPTSSDLSSDCTETNSLSRELLTSSSNSNSLRLEREHVLGRRVIVDPSQALGGGEFAPPAVEPAQKIAGNGPNSSSTRLVRPLANRSNSMRASSAPKPPERKISSSSSSGGSDLARDNKAKQNGQNYRNQLNASNLSLSSVISSTDLEMKRSNSLFEELLSSFEDDANSTSRLPSLVSLVRTDPSVLSSTPQGNGHRQRLNGRINCSVNCSDDDAELSSPESIKRPECGGKLSADSAYSSLNRKYSNHHGRSANDVSGKLKLSKFCHECGAKFPDSAKFCCECGVKRLTL, encoded by the exons ATGGCGATGCTCTGCTGCGTCTCGAGAAAGGCCGCCGGCGGCAGCGACAACGCCGACGCGGCCCGCTGTCGGGCCTCCGCCGAGTTGTCCCGGTTCGTCGAGGTCTGCCGCGACCTCGGCAGCAGGAGTCAGAGGAACGAGGAGGACGAGGCCCTCAGGAGGCTGGACGAGGCGGTGCTCGACGTCGCGGCGGTCGCCAGTAGCTTCAGCAGCTTCCGCAGGCTCGAGACCCTCGACGAGGAGACGCCGGATTTCGCCT ATGCGCAGCAGCCGGATGTCCTGCTGCCCTGCGCGGTCTGCGCGCGCAAGTTCAACCCTCGCTCCCTCGAGAAGCACGTGAAGATCTGCGAGCGCACCGCGGCCCGCAAGCGCAAGCCCTTCGACTCAGCCAAGCAGCGGATCCAGGGCACCGAGCTCGCCGAGTTCCTCCCGAAGCAGCAGCCGCTGCAGCCAGCCGGCCCGGCCAATCCCGCCCCGCCGGAGCCCAGGAGGTCCAGCGGCGGCCAAGCGCACGCGGAGGAGAGGCTCGCAAGCAGGAGGCCCAACAACCAGTGGAAGCAGTCGCGGGACGAGTTCCTCCGCGCGattcgcgccgcgcgcggcgacaAC CCCCAGCGGACGTCGCACCAGCCGGCGAGCAACTCCCAGCAACGGCCCTCGAGCCTGTCCCTGGTCAGCTCGGCCGGAGCTCCGACGCGATCGAACGAGAAGGGCCAGTGCCCCACCTGCCAGCGCCAGTTCGGCGTCAAGTCCTACGACCGCCACGTGGCCTTCTGCAAGGAGCGCTCGACCCGGCTGCCCGCCAGTCCCCAGACCAGCAACAACGTCGCGAAGGAGCGCCTGGAGGCCAGGATGAAGTACCGGGCGCCGGCCTTGAAGAAGCGCAGACCCACCAATCGAGAGAAGTACTCGCCCGGCGGCGCACAGAAGCTCGTCGTCCAGTCGCCGCTCTTGGCCAGGTCGGCGATCAAGGACGCCCAGGTCAACGGGCAGAAGAACGCCGACACCAGCAGCCCCAAACTGCCGATGCT AAAGCGACCGGGCCAGACGCACAGCAAGGAGTCGCCTGTCGGACCGATGAAATCCAGACCCATCGACCGCTCGAACAG ACAGTCCGACTCCCAGGAATCCCTCCCGAACACTCCCGTGACCAAGCAGCTCTTCTCCTCCCGCCGTCTCATCCTTCTCTCCGAGGTTCTCCCCTCGAAGATCCTGCCGCCCAAAACCCCGCTGTCGTCCGCCTCGTCCCAGAAGTCATCCGCGAGACTGGTCTCCCAGTTGCCGAGCAAGGAGCTCAGCGAGTCGCCGAAACCGAAAACCGAGCGCAAGTTCAGAAGGAGCTCGAGGATGAAGCCTCGGAAAATAGTGCCCGACCAGGAGGACGAGGAAGCCGAGCTCGAGAGCACGGGTAATCCGGCGGAACAGAGCCACGACTACGTCAGGTGGAAGCAGATCCGCGAGGACGCCCGCAGGTGCGAGAGCATCTCGAAGGTGGAGATGCTGTCGGACCTCGCGGGGCTGTCCAGCCTCGAGGAGGGCAACTCCACGACCGACGAGTTCGAGTACAACGAGCGGATGGTCCGCTCGTCCCGGAGCTCGAGCGCGAGGATCGAGGAGGAGCCGTCGAACGATCGGACTTGCGCGATCAAAGCCGCGGAGCTGGAGCCGCCGAGGAACGACGATTCCGAGGAGGACGACCTCTCGAGCGCCTCGACAAAGACGTTCCGAAAGAGCGAGGCCGAGTTCGTCGACTGGTTGGATCTGTGTCAGAGGAACGGCAGCGAAGAGTCCAACGAAAATAAAGCAGAGGAAGCGCCGGCCCTGTCAAAAGAGGTCAGGCAGAGGCTGCCCGCGCAGCAGCCGAACAAGTCTCACAGCATGCCAAACATCGCGGACATCCGAGCCGGGAAGCGCAACGCTGAAGCCCCGGAGAGGATCG ATCGACGCCAGCGCGAGACCGAGACGCAGACGAGCCCGAACTGCTCCAGCCGGCGCTGCGCCACTTACGTAATCGACGAGGCATCGCTCGGTAACTCGAGTCACCGTCAGCGTCTCGAAAAAACGGCCGAGGCATCCCTCGAGAGCCGTCGGAAACTGCAGCCTCctccccctcctcctcctcctgcgcCGGCGGCTAAAAATGAACTGGAAAAAACGCCGCGGGTCCCGGAAACCCGGCACCAAAATAAAGCCGAGCAGCGCCAGAGCTTCGTGGTCTTCGACTACTACAGAAACGCCGCGGCGAGCGACGCGTCGAGCGTCGTCGAGCCCGAGGAGACGCTGTCGTTCGACGAGGACTTTGCCGACGAGAACGAGAGCAACGCCTCGGAGCTGATCAAGGAGATCGACTCGGGCAGCTTCGACGAGGCAGACCCGATGGCCAGCAGGACGAAGAGCAGGCCCTGGACGGGCGCGAG CTTCGCCGAGGAGCACTTCGAGAAGGAGATCTGCACCATCACGCGGCTCGACGGCGGCGCGGCTCGCCAGGCTCTCCTCCTGCCGAGCATCGAGTGGAAGGGCCGCTTCGAGTACCACCGGGAGAAGATCGTCAGGGCGAAGCCCCAGTCGAGGATCGTCGAGCTCGACAGCCCACGCCGATGCTCGCACTCGGAGCGGCGGAG CGGGGCCGGCAAGGACTACAACCCGTTCCTGCTAGCCGAGCAGCAGCTGAACGACCTCTTCTCCGACACGAGCGAGCAGTCGTCGACCGACGGCTCCGGCATTTGCCCGGCCGAAAAGCCCAATTCCAGCCCCGGTTTCCCCCTCTCCCAGTCCTCCTCCGCCTTCGTCAAGTACCCCAACAACCCCGTCCCCCTGTCCCCGTCcccgaagcagcagcagcagcagcagccgcagcagcagcaacgcatCTCCCTCATAGCCCCGCCCACGGGCTTCGACGACCCGACGTCCTCGGACCTGTCCAGCGACTGCACCGAGACGAACTCGCTGTCGCGCGAGCTGCTGACCTCCTCGTCGAactcgaattcgctgcggctCGAGCGCGAGCACGTCCTCGGCCGGCGAGTGATCGTCGATCCGAGCCAGGccctcggcggcggcgagttCGCCCCGCCGGCCGTCGAGCCGGCCCAGAAGATCGCGGGCAACGGGCCGAACTCGAGTTCGACGAGGCTGGTCCGGCCGCTGGCCAACCGGTCCAACTCGATGCGCGCATCCTCGGCCCCCAAGCCGCCCGAGCGGAAGATCTCGAGCTCCTCCTCCTCGGGCGGCTCGGACTTGGCGCGCGACAACAAGGCCAAGCAGAACGGCCAGAACTACAGGAACCAGCTGAACGCCAGCAACCTGAGCCTGAGCTCCGTCATCTCCTCGACGGACCTGGAGATGAAGCGCTCCAACTCGCTGTTCGAGGAGCTGCTCAGCTCGTTCGAGGACGACGCCAACTCCACCTCGAGGCTACCCTCGCTCGTGTCGCTCGTGCGAACCGACCCGTCCGTCTTGTCTAGCACTCCCCAGGGCAACGGGCACCGCCAGAGGCTCAACGGCAGGATCAACTGCAGCGTCAActgcagcgacgacgacgccgagcTCTCCTCGCCCGAGAGCATCAAGCGGCCGGAGTGCGGCGGCAAGCTCAGCGCCGACTCGGCCTACAGCAG tcTAAATCGCAAATATTCCAACCACCACGGACGCAGTGCCAACGACGTGAGCGGCAAGCTGAAGCTGTCCAAGTTCTGCCACGAGTGCGGCGCCAAGTTCCCGGACTCGGCCAAGTTCTGCTGCGAGTGCGGCGTCAAGAGACTCACCCTCTGA
- the LOC100679241 gene encoding uncharacterized protein LOC100679241 isoform X2 has product MAMLCCVSRKAAGGSDNADAARCRASAELSRFVEVCRDLGSRSQRNEEDEALRRLDEAVLDVAAVASSFSSFRRLETLDEETPDFAYAQQPDVLLPCAVCARKFNPRSLEKHVKICERTAARKRKPFDSAKQRIQGTELAEFLPKQQPLQPAGPANPAPPEPRRSSGGQAHAEERLASRRPNNQWKQSRDEFLRAIRAARGDNPQRTSHQPASNSQQRPSSLSLVSSAGAPTRSNEKGQCPTCQRQFGVKSYDRHVAFCKERSTRLPASPQTSNNVAKERLEARMKYRAPALKKRRPTNREKYSPGGAQKLVVQSPLLARSAIKDAQVNGQKNADTSSPKLPMLKRPGQTHSKESPVGPMKSRPIDRSNRQSDSQESLPNTPVTKQLFSSRRLILLSEVLPSKILPPKTPLSSASSQKSSARLVSQLPSKELSESPKPKTERKFRRSSRMKPRKIVPDQEDEEAELESTGNPAEQSHDYVRWKQIREDARRCESISKVEMLSDLAGLSSLEEGNSTTDEFEYNERMVRSSRSSSARIEEEPSNDRTCAIKAAELEPPRNDDSEEDDLSSASTKTFRKSEAEFVDWLDLCQRNGSEESNENKAEEAPALSKEVRQRLPAQQPNKSHSMPNIADIRAGKRNAEAPERIDRRQRETETQTSPNCSSRRCATYVIDEASLGNSSHRQRLEKTAEASLESRRKLQPPPPPPPPAPAAKNELEKTPRVPETRHQNKAEQRQSFVVFDYYRNAAASDASSVVEPEETLSFDEDFADENESNASELIKEIDSGSFDEADPMASRTKSRPWTGASFAEEHFEKEICTITRLDGGAARQALLLPSIEWKGRFEYHREKIVRAKPQSRIVELDSPRRCSHSERRRSFERLPRCDWNSYVRRHPDFSMILRGRIGAGKDYNPFLLAEQQLNDLFSDTSEQSSTDGSGICPAEKPNSSPGFPLSQSSSAFVKYPNNPVPLSPSPKQQQQQQPQQQQRISLIAPPTGFDDPTSSDLSSDCTETNSLSRELLTSSSNSNSLRLEREHVLGRRVIVDPSQALGGGEFAPPAVEPAQKIAGNGPNSSSTRLVRPLANRSNSMRASSAPKPPERKISSSSSSGGSDLARDNKAKQNGQNYRNQLNASNLSLSSVISSTDLEMKRSNSLFEELLSSFEDDANSTSRLPSLVSLVRTDPSVLSSTPQGNGHRQRLNGRINCSVNCSDDDAELSSPESIKRPECGGKLSADSAYSSLNRKYSNHHGRSANDVSGKLKLSKFCHECGAKFPDSAKFCCECGVKRLTL; this is encoded by the exons ATGGCGATGCTCTGCTGCGTCTCGAGAAAGGCCGCCGGCGGCAGCGACAACGCCGACGCGGCCCGCTGTCGGGCCTCCGCCGAGTTGTCCCGGTTCGTCGAGGTCTGCCGCGACCTCGGCAGCAGGAGTCAGAGGAACGAGGAGGACGAGGCCCTCAGGAGGCTGGACGAGGCGGTGCTCGACGTCGCGGCGGTCGCCAGTAGCTTCAGCAGCTTCCGCAGGCTCGAGACCCTCGACGAGGAGACGCCGGATTTCGCCT ATGCGCAGCAGCCGGATGTCCTGCTGCCCTGCGCGGTCTGCGCGCGCAAGTTCAACCCTCGCTCCCTCGAGAAGCACGTGAAGATCTGCGAGCGCACCGCGGCCCGCAAGCGCAAGCCCTTCGACTCAGCCAAGCAGCGGATCCAGGGCACCGAGCTCGCCGAGTTCCTCCCGAAGCAGCAGCCGCTGCAGCCAGCCGGCCCGGCCAATCCCGCCCCGCCGGAGCCCAGGAGGTCCAGCGGCGGCCAAGCGCACGCGGAGGAGAGGCTCGCAAGCAGGAGGCCCAACAACCAGTGGAAGCAGTCGCGGGACGAGTTCCTCCGCGCGattcgcgccgcgcgcggcgacaAC CCCCAGCGGACGTCGCACCAGCCGGCGAGCAACTCCCAGCAACGGCCCTCGAGCCTGTCCCTGGTCAGCTCGGCCGGAGCTCCGACGCGATCGAACGAGAAGGGCCAGTGCCCCACCTGCCAGCGCCAGTTCGGCGTCAAGTCCTACGACCGCCACGTGGCCTTCTGCAAGGAGCGCTCGACCCGGCTGCCCGCCAGTCCCCAGACCAGCAACAACGTCGCGAAGGAGCGCCTGGAGGCCAGGATGAAGTACCGGGCGCCGGCCTTGAAGAAGCGCAGACCCACCAATCGAGAGAAGTACTCGCCCGGCGGCGCACAGAAGCTCGTCGTCCAGTCGCCGCTCTTGGCCAGGTCGGCGATCAAGGACGCCCAGGTCAACGGGCAGAAGAACGCCGACACCAGCAGCCCCAAACTGCCGATGCT AAAGCGACCGGGCCAGACGCACAGCAAGGAGTCGCCTGTCGGACCGATGAAATCCAGACCCATCGACCGCTCGAACAG ACAGTCCGACTCCCAGGAATCCCTCCCGAACACTCCCGTGACCAAGCAGCTCTTCTCCTCCCGCCGTCTCATCCTTCTCTCCGAGGTTCTCCCCTCGAAGATCCTGCCGCCCAAAACCCCGCTGTCGTCCGCCTCGTCCCAGAAGTCATCCGCGAGACTGGTCTCCCAGTTGCCGAGCAAGGAGCTCAGCGAGTCGCCGAAACCGAAAACCGAGCGCAAGTTCAGAAGGAGCTCGAGGATGAAGCCTCGGAAAATAGTGCCCGACCAGGAGGACGAGGAAGCCGAGCTCGAGAGCACGGGTAATCCGGCGGAACAGAGCCACGACTACGTCAGGTGGAAGCAGATCCGCGAGGACGCCCGCAGGTGCGAGAGCATCTCGAAGGTGGAGATGCTGTCGGACCTCGCGGGGCTGTCCAGCCTCGAGGAGGGCAACTCCACGACCGACGAGTTCGAGTACAACGAGCGGATGGTCCGCTCGTCCCGGAGCTCGAGCGCGAGGATCGAGGAGGAGCCGTCGAACGATCGGACTTGCGCGATCAAAGCCGCGGAGCTGGAGCCGCCGAGGAACGACGATTCCGAGGAGGACGACCTCTCGAGCGCCTCGACAAAGACGTTCCGAAAGAGCGAGGCCGAGTTCGTCGACTGGTTGGATCTGTGTCAGAGGAACGGCAGCGAAGAGTCCAACGAAAATAAAGCAGAGGAAGCGCCGGCCCTGTCAAAAGAGGTCAGGCAGAGGCTGCCCGCGCAGCAGCCGAACAAGTCTCACAGCATGCCAAACATCGCGGACATCCGAGCCGGGAAGCGCAACGCTGAAGCCCCGGAGAGGATCG ATCGACGCCAGCGCGAGACCGAGACGCAGACGAGCCCGAACTGCTCCAGCCGGCGCTGCGCCACTTACGTAATCGACGAGGCATCGCTCGGTAACTCGAGTCACCGTCAGCGTCTCGAAAAAACGGCCGAGGCATCCCTCGAGAGCCGTCGGAAACTGCAGCCTCctccccctcctcctcctcctgcgcCGGCGGCTAAAAATGAACTGGAAAAAACGCCGCGGGTCCCGGAAACCCGGCACCAAAATAAAGCCGAGCAGCGCCAGAGCTTCGTGGTCTTCGACTACTACAGAAACGCCGCGGCGAGCGACGCGTCGAGCGTCGTCGAGCCCGAGGAGACGCTGTCGTTCGACGAGGACTTTGCCGACGAGAACGAGAGCAACGCCTCGGAGCTGATCAAGGAGATCGACTCGGGCAGCTTCGACGAGGCAGACCCGATGGCCAGCAGGACGAAGAGCAGGCCCTGGACGGGCGCGAG CTTCGCCGAGGAGCACTTCGAGAAGGAGATCTGCACCATCACGCGGCTCGACGGCGGCGCGGCTCGCCAGGCTCTCCTCCTGCCGAGCATCGAGTGGAAGGGCCGCTTCGAGTACCACCGGGAGAAGATCGTCAGGGCGAAGCCCCAGTCGAGGATCGTCGAGCTCGACAGCCCACGCCGATGCTCGCACTCGGAGCGGCGGAG GAGCTTCGAGCGGCTGCCGCGCTGCGACTGGAACAGCTACGTACGCAGGCATCCCGACTTTTCTATGATTCTCAGAGGTAGAAT CGGGGCCGGCAAGGACTACAACCCGTTCCTGCTAGCCGAGCAGCAGCTGAACGACCTCTTCTCCGACACGAGCGAGCAGTCGTCGACCGACGGCTCCGGCATTTGCCCGGCCGAAAAGCCCAATTCCAGCCCCGGTTTCCCCCTCTCCCAGTCCTCCTCCGCCTTCGTCAAGTACCCCAACAACCCCGTCCCCCTGTCCCCGTCcccgaagcagcagcagcagcagcagccgcagcagcagcaacgcatCTCCCTCATAGCCCCGCCCACGGGCTTCGACGACCCGACGTCCTCGGACCTGTCCAGCGACTGCACCGAGACGAACTCGCTGTCGCGCGAGCTGCTGACCTCCTCGTCGAactcgaattcgctgcggctCGAGCGCGAGCACGTCCTCGGCCGGCGAGTGATCGTCGATCCGAGCCAGGccctcggcggcggcgagttCGCCCCGCCGGCCGTCGAGCCGGCCCAGAAGATCGCGGGCAACGGGCCGAACTCGAGTTCGACGAGGCTGGTCCGGCCGCTGGCCAACCGGTCCAACTCGATGCGCGCATCCTCGGCCCCCAAGCCGCCCGAGCGGAAGATCTCGAGCTCCTCCTCCTCGGGCGGCTCGGACTTGGCGCGCGACAACAAGGCCAAGCAGAACGGCCAGAACTACAGGAACCAGCTGAACGCCAGCAACCTGAGCCTGAGCTCCGTCATCTCCTCGACGGACCTGGAGATGAAGCGCTCCAACTCGCTGTTCGAGGAGCTGCTCAGCTCGTTCGAGGACGACGCCAACTCCACCTCGAGGCTACCCTCGCTCGTGTCGCTCGTGCGAACCGACCCGTCCGTCTTGTCTAGCACTCCCCAGGGCAACGGGCACCGCCAGAGGCTCAACGGCAGGATCAACTGCAGCGTCAActgcagcgacgacgacgccgagcTCTCCTCGCCCGAGAGCATCAAGCGGCCGGAGTGCGGCGGCAAGCTCAGCGCCGACTCGGCCTACAGCAG tcTAAATCGCAAATATTCCAACCACCACGGACGCAGTGCCAACGACGTGAGCGGCAAGCTGAAGCTGTCCAAGTTCTGCCACGAGTGCGGCGCCAAGTTCCCGGACTCGGCCAAGTTCTGCTGCGAGTGCGGCGTCAAGAGACTCACCCTCTGA